From the genome of Syngnathus acus chromosome 24, fSynAcu1.2, whole genome shotgun sequence, one region includes:
- the esr2a gene encoding estrogen receptor 2a, whose translation MATDKGQPLLQLQEVDSSRVGCRILSPIHNASSPPGLSIETSQPICIPSPYTDLSHDFTTIPFYSPTIFYTGPGLSDCSPVHQSLRPSLFWPGHGHMGPPGPLHPSQARPQQSQPGQSPWVELSPGDCELTASKRRRSQESEEVVVSSGGKADLHFCAVCQDYASGYHYGVWSCEGCKAFFKRSIQGHNDYICPATNQCTIDKNRRKSCQACRLRKCYEAGMTKCGMRKERGNYRNQQRRRVSLSSHSKTNGAPALTEPAAITELNPPALTPEQLIQQIMEAEPPEIYLMKDIRRPLTEANVMMSLTNLADKELVHMISWAKKIPGFVELSLLDQVHMLECCWLEVLMIGLMWRSVNHPGKLIFSPDLSLSREEGSCVQGFVEIFDMLLAATSRVRELKLQREEYVCLKAMILLNSNMCLTSSEGSDELQSRSKLLRLLDTVTDALVWAIAKTGLTFRQQYTRLAHLLMLLSHIRHVSNKGMDHLHCMKMKNMVPLYDLLLEMLDAHIVHSSRLPTRGSQQEATEQQEEVPNNHEGSTSASSNCCTTNNSDAQ comes from the exons ATGGCCACAGACAAGGGTCAGCCCCTCCTTCAGCTCCAGGAGGTGGACTCCAGCCGAGTGGGCTGCCGCATCCTCTCCCCCATCCACAACGCCTCCTCCCCGCCGGGTCTGTCCATCGAAACCAGCCAGCCCATCTGTATTCCCTCCCCTTACACCGACCTCAGCCATGACTTTACCACCATCCCTTTCTACAGTCCAACTATCTTCTACACTGGGCCAGGGCTTTCAGACTGCTCACCTGTGCACCAGTCCCTAAGGCCCTCCTTATTCTGGCCAGGTCACGGGCATATGGGCCCGCCCGGACCGCTGCACCCTTCCCAGGCACGGCCACAGCAGAGCCAGCCTGGTCAAAGTCCATGGGTGGAGTTATCACCAGGTGACTGTGAGTTGACTGCCAG CAAGCGCCGGCGTTCCCAGGAGAGCGAGGAAGTCGTGGTGTCATCGGGCGGGAAAGCAGACCTCCACTTCTGTGCTGTTTGCCAGGACTATGCCTCAGGCTACCATTACGGCGTCTGGTCTTGTGAAGGATGTAAGGCCTTCTTTAAGAGGAGCATTCAAG GCCATAACGACTACATCTGCCCGGCAACCAATCAGTGTACCATCGACAAGAACCGTCGTAAGAGCTGTCAGGCGTGTCGTCTTCGCAAGTGCTATGAAGCTGGCATGACCAAATGTG GCATGCGCAAAGAGCGTGGAAACTACAGGAACCAGCAGAGGCGGCGCGTGAGCTTGTCCTCGCACAGCAAGACTAACGGAGCACCGGCGTTAACGGAACCGGCGGCCATTACCGAGCTCAACCCACCCGCTTTGACCCCGGAGCAGCTAATACAGCAAATAATGGAGGCGGAGCCACCTGAGATTTACCTGATGAAGGATATAAGGAGACCACTCACCGAAGCCAACGTCATGATGTCTCTGACTAACCTCGCTGATAAGGAGCTGGTTCACATGATCAGCTGGGCCAAGAAGATCCCAG GGTTTGTGGAGCTCAGTCTTCTGGACCAGGTGCACATGTTGGAGTGCTGCTGGCTGGAGGTGCTAATGATAGGACTGATGTGGAGGTCAGTCAACCATCCAGGGAAACTCATCTTCTCACCTGACCTCAGTCTGAGCAG AGAAGAGGGCAGCTGCGTCCAGGGCTTTGTGGAGATCTTTGACATGCTCCTCGCCGCCACATCCAGGGTGAGAGAACTCAAGCTGCAGAGGGAGGAGTATGTCTGCCTCAAGGCCATGATCCTCCTTAACTCCA ACATGTGCCTCACCTCTTCTGAGGGCAGCGATGAGCTGCAGAGCCGCTCCAAGCTGCTGCGTCTTCTCGATACCGTGACGGACGCCCTCGTGTGGGCTATCGCCAAAACCGGCCTCACGTTCCGCCAGCAGTACACCCGTCTGGCTCACCTGCTCATGCTGCTCTCACATATCCGCCATGTCAG CAACAAGGGGATGGACCATCTCCactgcatgaaaatgaagaacatGGTGCCTTTGTACGACTTGCTGCTGGAGATGTTGGACGCCCACATCGTGCACAGCTCCCGGCTGCCCACGAGGGGTTCGCAGCAGGAGGCCACggagcagcaggaggaggttCCCAACAATCACGAAGGTTCCACAAGCGCCTCCTCAAATTGCTGCACTACCAACAACAGTGATGCCCAGTAG